A DNA window from Helianthus annuus cultivar XRQ/B chromosome 15, HanXRQr2.0-SUNRISE, whole genome shotgun sequence contains the following coding sequences:
- the LOC110912910 gene encoding alpha-1,3/1,6-mannosyltransferase ALG2 produces the protein MEKKNGSKMNIAIIHPDLGIGGAERLIVDAAVELASHGHNVHIFTSHHDRNRCFEETLAASFAVTVYGSFLPRHIFYRFHAVCAYIRCIFVALCVLFNWPSFDVVLADQVSVVIPILKLKKSSKVVFYCHFPDLLLAKHTTLVRRIYRAPINYLEQLTTGMADLILVNSKFTASTFAATFKRLDSRGIKPAVLYPAVNMDQFSQPNGYKLSFLSINRFEKKKNIDLAISAFAMLGSPDVTLTIAGGFDERLRENVDYLEQLKVLAEIKGVSKQVKFITSCPTAERNALLSECLCVIYTPKDEHFGIVPLEAMAAHKPVIACNSGGPVESVKDGETGFLCDPSPQSFSLAMAKFLKDPSLAESMGSKARAHVATSFSTKTFGNQLNQYIMDVVEQHKRTKAD, from the exons ATGGAGAAGAAAAACGGGTCGAAGATGAACATCGCCATCATCCATCCTGATCTCGGAATCG GAGGAGCTGAAAGGTTAATAGTTGATGCGGCAGTTGAACTTGCGTCTCATGGTCATAATGTTCACATTTTCACATCTCACCATGATAGAAATCGCTGTTTTGAGGAGACACTTGCAG CTTCATTTGCAGTTACAGTGTACGGATCTTTCCTTCCCAGACACATATTTTACCGTTTTCATGCGGTTTGTGCGTATATACGTTGCATATTCGTTGCTCTCTGCGTGTTGTTCAACTGGCCGTCTTTTGATGTTGTGCTTGCTGATCAAGTATCAGTCGTCATTCCAATTTTAAAGCTTAAAAAATCTTCTAAG GTTGTATTCTATTGTCATTTCCCTGATTTGTTACTTGCAAAACACACGACTCTTGTTAGAAGAATATATCGGGCGCCCATAAACTATTTGGAACAACTAACAACAGGGATGGCAGATTTAATTCTCGTTAACAGCAAATTTACAGCGTCTACTTTTGCTGCAACATTTAAGCGTCTTGATTCTCGAGGGATAAAACCAGCTGTTCTGTACCCTGCCGTAAATATGGATCAGTTCAGTCAACCGAATGGTTATAA GTTGAGTTTTCTTTCAATCAAtcgttttgaaaagaaaaagaatattGACTTGGCAATATCAGCATTTGCAATGCTTGGTTCTCCTGACGTGACATTGACGATTGCAG GTGGATTTGATGAGCGATTGCGAGAAAATGTTGATTACTTGGAGCAATTAAAAGTCCTGGCAGAAATTAAAGGTGTGTCCAAGCAAGTTAAATTCATCACGTCTTGTCCAACTGCCGAAAGAAACGCCCTTCTGTCTGAGTGCCTATGCGTTATATATACACCAAAG GATGAACACTTTGGTATAGTTCCACTTGAGGCAATGGCGGCCCATAAACCCGTGATAGCATGCAATAGTGGTGGCCCGGTGGAGAGCGTGAAAGATGGAGAGACAGGGTTCTTGTGTGACCCGTCACCACAAAGCTTCTCATTGGCCATGGCCAAGTTCTTGAAGGACCCCTCGTTGGCAGAAAGTATGGGGTCGAAAGCCCGAGCCCATGTTGCTACATCATTCTCCACCAAAACTTTTGGCAACCAGTTGAATCAATATATCATGGATGTAGTGGAACAACACAAACGCACGAAAGCAGATTGA